The following coding sequences are from one Lolium rigidum isolate FL_2022 chromosome 6, APGP_CSIRO_Lrig_0.1, whole genome shotgun sequence window:
- the LOC124662142 gene encoding uncharacterized protein LOC124662142, producing the protein MAAAAKRQLVCWCLVAAVAVASAQQGRFTTVNFPKFEKRRYQATCTENKGPSCYVGCPKQCPDKCLAMCKYCLTFCMCDLFPGTSCGDPRFTGGDGNTFYFHGERDQDFCIVSDADLHINAHFIGNRNLGKKRDFTWVQALGVTFGDEHRLYIGARKAAEWDEEEDHVQITLDGEPIEVEAAKNARWVSNTVRGLSVTRIDTVNTIIVELDGVFSISANAVPITDEDSRIHSYGKTRNDSLMHLDLGFKFHALTKSVDGVLGQTYRSHYVSKVNVTAKMPIMGGAPKYLSTGLFSTDCAVSQFHRSSPATMETFTS; encoded by the exons ATGGCGGCAGCGGCAAAACGGCAGCTCGTGTGCTGGTGCTTGGTggcagcggtggcggtggcgtcgGCGCAGCAGGGCAGGTTCACGACGGTGAACTTCCCCAAGTTCGAGAAGCGGAGGTACCAGGCGACCTGCACCGAGAACAAGGGCCCGTCCTGCTACGTCGGCTGCCCCAAGCAGTGCCCCGACAAGTGCCTCGCCATGTGCAAATACTGCCTCACCTTCTGCA TGTGCGACCTGTTCCCGGGCACGTCGTGCGGGGACCCGCGCTTCACGGGTGGCGATGGCAACACCTTCTACTTCCACGGTGAGAGGGACCAAGACTTCTGCATCGTCTCCGACGCCGACCTCCACATCAACGCGCACTTCATCGGCAACCGCAACCTAGGCAAGAAGCGTGACTTCACGTGGGTGCAGGCCCTCGGCGTCACCTTCGGCGACGAGCACCGCCTCTACATCGGCGCCCGGAAGGCCGCCGAgtgggacgaggaggaggaccatgTCCAGATCACTCTCGACGGCGAGCCCATAGAGGTGGAGGCCGCCAAGAATGCGCGGTGGGTCTCTAACACCGTGCGGGGACTCTCCGTCACCCGCATTGACACGGTCAACACCATCATCGTGGAACTCGACGGCGTGTTCAGCATCTCGGCCAACGCGGTGCCCATCACCGATGAGGACTCCCGGATCCATAGCTATGGCAAGACCAGGAATGATAGTCTCATGCACCTCGACCTTGGGTTCAAGTTCCACGCCCTCACCAAAAGTGTCGACGGTGTGCTCGGCCAGACATATCGCTCTCACTATGTCAGCAAAGTCAACGTCACGGCCAAGATGCCTATCATGGGTGGTGCGCCCAAGTACCTCTCGACTGGCCTCTTCTCCACCGACTGCGCCGTTTCTCAGTTTCACCGCAGCAGCCCCGCCACCATGGAGACATTCACCTCATAA
- the LOC124666293 gene encoding BTB/POZ domain-containing protein FBL11-like, which yields MSSAGDGGDGVAADEVVLEITDASSHSTTSTPPPPPIPVSALDGPLPSPTVAVRADRSRLIESSSYFSALLGGSFSESGSGYVQISCNLDAAVQVLRYLFEPPAITHENFLPLLEGALFLAVENLLVHCERWFRAMGSHSSSMLVPLGFIIEVWYFAQTHGVTFVQDVCPGYLAQNFVQVISSRSFARIPYDLLCSTIECPHLTVDSEKQLCEAILFWVSASIRPYEQLVPNSADSHLFLLSKVRVCLLPLACAAGIKRNWVEFGNSAVCMILNLLKDSLQALLGTDADDSLNSYRIRITEYSKKIVLSGCPQLTTEFLYISVLPTDLDAIFKRRLASSNSQGHSGSFSLYVELVKKAKTVSFRNVHMVDLSKCPNVHFGAAIDWLTLAFPELRTFRASHCLLFQFEDLQYLLLTCPWIKEVDLSIDLSIILPKYLIISSRFEARSEMNRNMSSYYKQSPYRTPIYPVFSKVSKLTLEGRNDITDNNLAEISMLDKSLCYINIKHCTLLTDDGISKLLLNCTKIHSMVLSYTSFGNQSIQTLCSLDYLDPSDSFPYHKDEGPYAMASRLQELHLEGCKGICCAGMSQLVSNLNIVKSLCLRQTSLTDGALCSFVGSSLEYLDISETVVSMVSLAPIIRRSSNLCCLKTTGCRNLLSEHGEVQSVNGNKYGSFLQEITSTCCLEDVELGWAFCPVRIDDLIPSFSKVRKMTVGLGTTIPENILHALPEICPFLESLVLRFQVISDSVVRNLLESSMNLQVLCLQYCLGNLTSFGFQTKAPALSILRLQWVTPWMTNNDLTILTHNCNLVELCLSGCKLLNSSSQGIITSGWPNLTCLNLEECGQITVDGVSSIFNCKALEDVLLRHTGRGIGRTIITDAIRELPLLRQLALDLCDASEGGYDTPNNPEGKMMRSVRMSRCKSARSCFDPRMEVSSSSKPVHKETIVLEWTSKQLRTTVVEERL from the exons ATGTCCTCCGCCGGCGACGGAGGAGACGGCGTCGCCGCCGACGAGGTGGTCCTGGAGATCACCGACGCCTCATCCCACTCCACCACTTccacgcctccacctcctcccatcCCCGTCTCCGCCCTCGACGGCCCCCTCCCGTCCCCGACCGTCGCGGTTCGCGCCGACCGGAGCAGGCTCATCGAGAGCTCCTCCTACTTCAGCGCCCTCCTCGGAGGCAGCTTCAG TGAATCGGGCAGCGGATACGTGCAGATCAGCTGCAACCTCGACGCCGCCGTGCAAGTCCTCCGCTATCTCTTCGAGCCTCCCGCGATCACGCATGAGAATTTCCTCCCGCTGCTGGAG GGtgctttgtttctcgctgttgaGAACCTTCTAGTGCACTGTGAAAGATGGTTCAGGGCTATGGGATCTCACAGTTCCTCCATGTTGGTCCCACTGGGTTTCATAATCGAGGTCTGGTACTTTGCTCAAACCCACG GGGTTACTTTTGTTCAAGACGTATGCCCAGGATATCTAGCTCAGAATTTT GTACAGGTCATTTCCAGTAGATCGTTTGCTCGAATACCTTATGATCTTTTGTGCTCTACCATTGAATGCCCACACTTGACTGTGGATAG TGAAAAGCAATTATGTGAAGCAATTTTGTTTTGGGTTTCCGCAAGCATTCGACCCTATGAACAATTGGTCCCCAACTCAGCAGATAGCCACCTCTTTCTTCTTAGCAAG GTTAGGGTATGCCTTCTACCTTTGGCGTGTGCGGCAG GGATAAAAAGAAACTGGGTTGAATTTGGGAACAGTGCGGTATGTATGATTCTTAATCTTCTCAAGGACAGTTTGCAAGCTCTGCTGGGTACGGATGCTGATGACAGCTTGAATAGTTATCGTATTCGAATAACAGAATATTCCAAG AAAATTGTACTTTCAGGATGTCCCCAGTTAACTACCGAATTCTTGTACATATCAGTGCTTCCCACTGATCTGGATGCTATATTTAAGAGAAGGTTAGCAAGTTCGAATAGCCAGGGTCACTCTGGAAGTTTTTCACTTTATGTTGAACTGGTGAAGAAGGCTAAAACCGTCTCATTTCGAAATGTACACATGGTGGATCTCTCGAAATGTCCAAATGTACATTTTGGTGCAGCAATTGACTGGCTGACGTTGGCATTTCCAGAACTGAGAACATTCCGAGCTTCCCATTGTTTGCTCTTTCAGTTTGAAGATTTGCAATACCTGTTACTGACATGTCCATGGATTAAAGAAGTTGATTTGAGTATTGATTTGAGCATTATACTACCCAAGTACTTGATTATATCTTCTAGATTTGAAGCACGGAGTGAAATGAATCGAAATATGTCTAGCTACTACAAGCAAAGTCCATACAGGACACCAATATACCCAGTTTTCTCAAAAGTATCAAAACTGACACTGGAAGGCCGAAATGATATTACTG ACAATAACTTAGCGGAGATATCCATGTTGGACAAATCGCTATGTTATATAAACATTAAACATTGCACCCTGTTAACAGACGATGGCATATCTAAACTACTGCTTAATTGTACCAAGATCCACTCAATGGTTCTTTCTTATACTTCTTTCGGAAATCAGTCGATTCAAACGCTATGCTCGTTGGATTACTTGGATCCCTCTGACAGCTTTCCTTACCATAAGGATGAAGGTCCTTATGCTATGGCATCTAGGTTGCAAGAATTGCATCTGGAAGGATGTAAAG GTATTTGTTGTGCTGGTATGTCCCAGCTAGTGAGTAATTTGAATATTGTGAAGTCCTTATGCTTAAGGCAGACATCACTTACAGATGGCGCTCTCTGCAGCTTTGTTGGCTCTTCTCTTGAGTATCTTGATATTTCAGAGACTGTG GTTTCCATGGTCTCATTGGCACCAATTATAAGGAGAAGTTCTAATTTGTGCTGCTTGAAAACTACTGGATGTCGCAACCTGCTGTCTGAACATGGTGAGGTACAGTCCGTGAATGGTAACAAGTATGGCAGTTTTCTTCAGGAGATAACCAGTACTTGCTGTTTGGAGGATGTTGAATTGGGCTGGGCATTTTGTCCTGTTCGAATAGATGACCTTATTCCTTCTTTTAGTAAAGTAAGGAAGATGACAGTTggtcttggcacaacaataccagAGAATATCCTGCATGCCCTTCCTGAGATTTGCCCGTTTCTCGAGTCATTGGTTCTTAGATTTCAG GTAATCTCTGACAGTGTTGTAAGGAATCTACTAGAATCCTCGATGAATCTTCAGGTGCTCTGCCTCCAGTATTGTCTTGGCAATTTAACTTCATTTGGTTTTCAAACAAAGGCACCAGCATTAAGTATATTACGGCTCCAGTGGGTTACTCCATGGATGACAAACAATGACTTGACAATTCTAACACATAATTGTAATTTAGTTGAGCTTTGTCTCTCTGGTTGCAAACTCCTCAACTCCA GCTCTCAAGGGATAATCACGTCTGGGTGGCCAAACTTGACATGCTTAAACCTTGAG GAATGTGGTCAGATAACAGTTGATGGGGTTTCTTCTATTTTTAACTGTAAAGCTTTGGAAGACGTCTTACTTAGGCACACG GGCAGAGGTATTGGAAGAACCATCATAACGGATGCTATCAGAGAG TTACCCCTGCTAAGGCAACTGGCACTAGATCTCTGCGATGCTTCTGAGGGAGGCTACGACACCCCAAAC aacccaGAGGGGAAGATGATGAGGAGCGTGAGGATGAGCAGATGCAAGTCAGCGAGATCGTGTTTCGATCCTCGcatggaggtgtcgtcctcctcgaagCCGGTGCACAAGGAGACCATCGTGCTGGAGTGGACCAGCAAGCAGCTCAGAACCAccgtagtggaagaaagattgtgA
- the LOC124662143 gene encoding putative disease resistance protein RGA4 encodes MAELVATMVVGPLLSIVKDKASSYLLDQYKVMEGMEEQHRVLKRKLRAILDVINDAEQEASHRDGAKAWLEEVKRVAYQANEIFDEFKYEALRREAKKNGHYSKLGFDVIKLFLTHNRIAFREKMGKKLCRVLQAIEVLVTEMNAFGFKYQRQVPASKQWRQTDHVIFDPKKIISRSRDQDRRNIVDTLLGQASNADLTVVPIVGVGGLGKTTLAQLIYNEPEIQKHYELLLWVCVSDSFDVDSLAKSIAELLPKKSIAESASRKSPLDVVQDALRGHRYLLVLDDVWNREPDKWEKLKSCLAHGAKGSAVLTTTRDEGVTKIMGTVNAYNLAALGDNFIKEIIETKAFSLQKEEERPSVLVNMVGQFVKRCRGSPLAAASLGSVLRTKTSKEEWKAVLSRSSICTEESGILPILKLSYNDLSSQMKQCFAFCAMFPKDYEIDVDKLIQLWMAHGFIDDEKEVSPETIGKRIFNELASRSFFVDVKQAKATSDNEWSSYSKHTCKIHDLMHDVALSTMEKECALMPEQPSQVEWLPDTARHIFLSCEKPETVLNDSLLTRSPAFQTLLCDNDMREPLQQLSKYSSLMALQLCTRRRSFPLKSKHLHHLRYLDLSSSRIKALPEDISILYNLQTLNVSGCEELSELPRQIKYMTALRHLYTHGCPRIRSMPGGLGKLLSLQTLTCFVAGPSGSGCSDVGELHQLNLGGLLELLQLENVTEEAAKTANIGKKEELRELKLEWTVGCEDDARVLEVLKPHDELQVVRIESYGGTTFPTWMSMLRNVVEIHLSGCSKLQWLFSCDTSFSFPNLKEFTLRGLQSLERWWELSHQEQGKEVIFPLLDNLSINGCPKLTKLPEATLLGESYGTMARSAFPELKELYLCGLDSFERWEAIEGNQSGYIIFPRLEKLEISSCRVLTAFPEAQPGGDYGMARSAFPALKILSLKKLQNFESSDAVDGSQREDAMFPQLQELYIEGCGKMKVSSGQQKVSPKLAMLHTEGIKEEMFLLVARHMTSLTHLKLQSSGETETTLLAADHSLKLVVDVTEKGNHNDFPLKDMELRGFKSGVAAELCAHFVQLQHLYFTECDALVHWPEKEFQSLVSLRRLIIWHCTKLVGYGPQASAAEPSTTPEPSSELLPRLESLLIYGCPSMVEVLKLPASLRELTISNCTKLTSIYSRRLQQGQSASLTLQGPSPVYSEVSSSSANARTEHFLFPYLEEITINSCDSLTGVLYFPPSLVHLGINDCKTLSSLPNGPQAYSSLQSLIITKCPSLKRLPTCLQQRLSSLQYKYLDARFQGEATKPQAGDLTGPWITVYSELCSSGIDCEAGRLLVRTVSAIRIYRKSEAHATSEGPEGVWTARASQSAYPGSVSPSATGYGWWPTASSLGSARCRWPDGHWKKAEGPDCRHGHRANDGAHHQFSCCLDWMVRAAVAQIQGIPRADQAAKAMTTEPPS; translated from the exons ATGGCGGAGCTAGTGGCCACCATGGTGGTCGGGCCACTGCTATCCATCGTGAAGGACAAGGCGTCCAGCTACCTGTTGGACCAGTACAAAGTGATGGAGGGCATGGAAGAGCAGCACAGGGTCCTCAAGCGCAAGCTGCGGGCCATCCTGGACGTCATCAATGACGCTGAGCAGGAGGCATCGCACAGGGATGGGGCCAAGGCTTGGCTTGAGGAGGTCAAGAGGGTGGCTTACCAGGCGAATGAGATCTTCGACGAGTTCAAGTACGAGGCGCTGCGCCGCGAAGCCAAGAAGAACGGGCACTACAGCAAGCTGGGCTTCGATGTAATAAAGCTTTTTCTCACTCACAACCGTATTGCATTCCGTGAAAAAATGGGAAAGAAGCTATGCAGGGTTTTGCAGGCCATTGAGGTCCTTGTGACTGAGATGAATGCATTTGGGTTCAAATATCAGCGGCAAGTGCCAGCATCCAAGCAGTGGCGGCAGACGGATCATGTTATCTTTGATCCAAAGAAAATTATCAGCAGATCGAGAGACCAGGATAGAAGGAATATTGTTGATACTCTACTTGGTCAAGCTAGCAATGCAGATCTCACGGTTGTTCCCATCGTTGGAGTAGGGGGGCTAGGCAAGACCACCTTAGCGCAGCTCATTTACAATGAACCAGAAATTCAGAAGCATTATGAGTTGCTCCTCTGGGTTTGTGTCTCAGACAGCTTTGATGTGGATTCCCTGGCTAAAAGTATAGCTGAACTTCTTCCCAAAAAGAGTATAGCTGAATCAGCTTCCAGGAAGAGCCCACTCGATGTCGTTCAAGATGCACTAAGAGGGCACAGGTACCTCCTTGTGCTGGATGATGTCTGGAACAGAGAGCCCGATAAGTGGGAAAAGCTCAAGTCTTGCCTTGCACATGGTGCCAAGGGTAGTGCGGTTTTGACAACTACTCGTGATGAAGGTGTCACGAAAATAATGGGTACAGTTAATGCCTATAATCTCGCAGCTTTGGGGGATAATTTTATAAAGGAAATTATTGAGACAAAAGCATTCAGTTTGCAGAAGGAAGAAGAAAGGCCTTCCGTGCTAGTTAATATGGTTGGTCAGTTTGTGAAGAGATGTCGCGGTTCTCCTTTGGCCGCAGCATCACTAGGTTCGGTGTTGCGGACGAAGACCAGCAAAGAAGAATGGAAGGCTGTGTTAAGCAGAAGCAGCATTTGCACTGAGGAATCTGGAATTCTACCAATACTAAAGCTCAGCTACAATGACTTGTCATCCCAGATGAAGCAGTGCTTTGCTTTTTGTGCCATGTTTCCGAAGGATTACGAGATTGATGTGGACAAGCTGATCCAACTATGGATGGCACATGGCTTTATTGACGATGAAAAGGAAGTTAGTCCTGAAACCATTGGCAAACGAATTTTCAATGAGCTGGCCTCAAGGTCATTCTTTGTGGATGTGAAGCAAGCAAAAGCTACATCGGATAATGAGTGGAGCAGTTATTCCAAACATACATGTAAAATCCACGATCTTATGCATGATGTTGCGCTGTCTACAATGGAAAAAGAATGTGCTCTAATGCCTGAGCAACCAAGTCAGGTTGAGTGGCTTCCAGATACAGCTCGCCACATATTTTTGTCTTGTGAAAAACCAGAAACTGTTTTGAATGATTCTCTGTTGACAAGATCTCCGGCTTTCCAGACACTTCTGTGTGATAATGATATGCGAGAACCATTGCAGCAATTATCGAAATACAGCTCTTTGATGGCATTACAGCTCTGTACAAGGAGAAGGTCATTCCCCTTAAAATCCAAGCACCTACATCACCTAAGGTACCTTGATCTCTCAAGCAGTCGTATCAAAGCACTTCCTGAAGATATAAGCATTCTATACAACCTGCAAACATTAAACGTCTCTGGCTGTGAAGAACTTTCTGAGCTTCCAAGGCAAATAAAGTATATGACTGCCCTTCGTCACCTCTACACTCATGGTTGTCCGCGGATTAGGAGCATGCCTGGCGGCCTCGGAAAACTCTTGTCCTTGCAGACACTTACGTGTTTTGTAGCAGGTCCTTCTGGCTCTGGGTGCAGTGATGTTGGAGAGTTGCATCAGTTAAACCTTGGTGGACTGCTAGAGCTACTTCAGCTAGAGAATGTGACAGAAGAAGCTGCGAAAACGGCAAACATCGGAAAGAAGGAGGAACTCCGAGAACTGAAATTAGAATGGACTGTTGGTTGCGAGGATGATGCGAGAGTGCTTGAGGTTCTCAAACCTCATGACGAGCTGCAGGTTGTAAGGATAGAGTCATACGGAGGAACCACCTTTCCAACATGGATGTCTATGTTGCGAAACGTGGTTGAGATCCATCTTTCTGGTTGTAGCAAACTGCAATGGTTATTCAGCTGTGATACATCCTTCAGTTTTCCAAATCTGAAGGAATTTACACTACGAGGTCTGCAATCTTTGGAGAGATGGTGGGAATTAAGTCACCAGGAACAAGGAAAAGAGGTAATATTTCCTCTGCTTGACAATTTGTCTATTAATGGCTGTCCAAAGTTGACAAAGTTACCTGAAGCAACACTCCTTGGAGAGTCTTATGGTACAATGGCACGGTCAGCATTTCCAGAATTGAAAGAACTGTACTTGTGTGGCTTGGACAGCTTCGAGAGATGGGAGGCAATCGAAGGAAATCAAAGTGGATACATAATATTTCCTAGGCTTGAGAAACTTGAAATTTCCAGTTGCCGTGTGTTGACAGCATTCCCGGAAGCACAGCCTGGTGGAGATTATGGTATGGCACGCTCAGCATTTCCTGCGTTGAAGATTCTCAGCTTGAAAAAATTGCAGAACTTTGAGAGCTCGGACGCAGTTGATGGATCTCAAAGAGAAGACGCAATGTTTCCTCAACTTCAGGAGTTGTATATTGAAGGCTGTGGGAAGATGAAAGTATCATCAGGGCAACAAAAGGTTTCTCCAAAGCTGGCCATGTTACACACTGAGGGAATTAAGGAAGAGATGTTCCTGTTGGTAGCTAGACATATGACTTCACTGACCCACTTGAAATTGCAGAGCAGTGGAGAAACGGAAACAACCTTGTTAGCGGCTGATCATAGTTTGAAACTTGTGGTGGATGTCACGGAAAAAGGGAATCACAATGATTTCCCTCTAAAAGATATGGAGTTAAGGGGCTTTAAGTCGGGGGTTGCGGCTGAGCTATGTGCACATTTTGTACAGCTTCAACACTTGTATTTTACTGAGTGTGATGCACTTGTCCACTGGCCAGAGAAAGAGTTTCAAAGCTTGGTATCCTTGAGGAGACTAATAATTTGGCACTGCACAAAACTGGTTGGATACGGACCACAAGCTTCTGCAGCGGAGCCATCAACAACACCAGAACCCTCGAGTGAACTCCTGCCACGTCTCGAATCTCTCCTGATATATGGTTGTCCAAGCATGGTAGAGGTCTTGAAGCTCCCTGCATCCCTGAGGGAACTGACAATTAGTAATTGCACTAAGCTCACATCCATATACAGCAGGAGGTTACAGCAGGGACAGTCAGCATCATTGACTCTTCAAGGGCCGTCACCTGTATATTCAGAGGTGTCATCATCATCTGCCAATGCCAGGACAGAGCACTTTCTGTTTCCCTATTTAGAAGAAATAACCATAAACAGTTGTGATAGCTTAACAGGTGTCCTCTATTTCCCCCCATCACTGGTTCACCTCGGCATCAATGATTGCAAAACCCTGTCATCCCTACCGAATGGACCACAAGCATACTCATCTCTGCAAAGCCTTATCATCACGAAGTGTCCTAGTCTAAAGAGGCTCCCTACATGCCTGCAGCAACGTCTAAGCAGCCTCCAGTACAAATATCTAGATGCCCGTTTCCAAG GGGAAGCTACCAAGCCGCAAGCAGGAGATCTAACTGGGCCATGGATCACTGTATATTCCGAGCTTTGTTCTTCTGGCATTGATTGTGAGGCCGGGCGGCTCCTTGTCAGAACTGTTTCTGCCATCCGTAT CTACAGAAAATCTGAAGCGCACGCTACATCAGAAGGCCCGGAAGGGGTCTGGACGGCGAGGGCGAGCCAATCAGCTTATCCAGGCTCTGTGTCGCCGTCGGCGACTGGATATGGATGGTGGCCGACCGCCTCGTCCCTCGGGAGCGCTCG TTGTCGATGGCCGGATGGACACTGGAAGAAGGCAGAAGGTCCTGACTGTAGACATGGACATAGGGCCAACGATGGAGCTCATCATCAGTTCAGCTGCTGCCTCGACTGGATGGTGAGAGCAGCTGTAGCGCAGATACAGGGGATACCGAGGGCTGATCAGGCGGCCAAGGCGATGACAACCGAGCCGCCGTCCTAG